GGCAGCAATACGGAGCGTTGAGATGAAAAAGAAAATGACATTACTGGTGCTTGCGATGACTGCCACCCTGCCTTCCGTTGCGTTAAGCACCATTACAGGCACCACAAGCGTTGAGGCCACGTTTACGTCCACCATAGAGGCCGGCACCTGCAATGCGGAGATACAAGATGCCGGCGGAGCACCTATAAGCATTTTACCGTTTGGCGACGTGTTTAAGTCCGACCTTGTGAGCAAGAACCGAAGAGGGGCATTCAAAATCGCGTTCACCAATTGTGCCGGGGTCAAAAATGCCGCCATTCAGGCCACGCCGGGGGCAGGCGGGTCGTGTACCGGTAATGCTAAAAATGGAACCTCGTATGCCGCCGGGCATAACGTCGGTTTTGAAATCTGGAAAGGCACTGTCGACTCAGGCTCCCTGTTGAACTGCGCCACAGCCCCGACCTCTCTCGTCAACCTCTCTAACGGGACGGGGAAGTTTGAAATGGATGCGCGCATCGTCATTGCGCAAGATAAAACGATTTCTGACGTGACCACGGGGTCGGTCAGCGCACCAGTGACGTTTATCGTGACCTATCAATAATGTTAATTCAGACAGGTAGCTTAAACAGGATGTTCCACTCCCGCTTCTTTATTAAAAATAGGGTGTCCTGGCTCACCCTCTGCCTGGGTTTTCCCGCTGCGGGGATTACCTCAAGCCTGGAAATGGATATGACGGCAAACATTATCAACAATACGTGCCAGGTGAGTATTCCTGATAACGGAAACGTAACGCTGCCAACGGTGGGAAGGGCGTGGTTTTATACTGCGGATGGCGCCGATCGCCTTAAGCCAGCGGACCCCGCAGGAGGAACACGCTTCATGATTCAGGTGTTGGACTGTAGCGGGGATGAATCCGGAGCCGGGCAAGCGCTGCACTTTACCTTTAAACCACAGTCTGCCCAAATTGATGGCATTTCCAAACAAATATTCAGTAATGAGACGTCCGCCATCGCAGGCGGCGCAGAGAATGTGGGGATTGTCATTTTTTCAGAATCCAGTAATCAAAACGTCCTCGACAGCGAGGGGCAGTCTGATGTGGCAGTCAAAATAGCCACGCCTTCAGACCCGCAAAGCTATTTGAAAGCGTATAACTTTTACGCCCGCTACCAAAATTACGGCCCGGTCAGCGCAGGAAAAGTGACCGCGCGCGCATTGGTCAGCGTGACATATCGCTAACAGGCAACGCTAAAAGGAAGAACTATGGCACAGCGTCCTGGGATAACTGTTTCCCCACGTTTTTACGGTTTTATTATTTTATTTATGTGCTTAACCATGAGTGCCTTTTACGCCAGTGCAGCCGAGGAGTGCCAGATTGGGAGTGCTAAGCCACGTGCGGTTGGCGATTTTACGGGTGGAAAACCGACGTTAAGAGCGGTGGATGCCGTCACCGCTCCCACAAAAATCAGTACCCTCTATCCCTTAAGCCTAACCCCCCGGTTGATGAGCGTATGCTCAGGTGGACAACATGGAGAAAACATCTTTACCGCAACACGGGCTACCCTGCAGGTGGGCAGCATCGACGGTAAAGCCTTATTCAAAACCAATGTGACCGGCATTGCTTATGCCCTGGCGTTTCGAACAATAGGTACGGGAGTCACGGCCTATTTTGCCCCCAGCACAAACTGGTTTCTGACGTTACATTTGGAGGATCAGGATGAATTATTGCAATACCGAACCTGGGAGGCCGCGGTCGAGTTTTATCAGCTTCCCAGCTTTGCCGGGGTTCCCGCGGAGGTGGTCTCCGTTGGCCCTGCCGGAGGGACTATCGGAGACTTTGGTATTGGCGATCCCTATGCACCTAATGATGACCATCCAGGCACAACCATCAGCATTGCCGACATGGCATTCACAACACCAATAATAAAACCAACCTGCACCCTTACGGCCCCCAAAACCGTGGATCTGGGGGATTATGGTGTATCCGACCTGGAGAACGATAACACCTTAAACGTATATGCGGCGGTGTCCGGGAATTGCACCAACACACGTAAAATCACCATGAAGTTGACCACCAGTAAGACCACCGGCACTGATGGCACATTACTCGCCAATACCGCATCCTCGAATGCAGCAAAAGGCGTAGGAGTGTTTCTGATGTGGCCGGACAACAGCCAGGTGGTGCCTAATTCCACTAACAGCTATACCACGCGGGAGAACACCACCATTGCATTATTCAGCCGGTTACTTACGGCCCGGTTAGTTAAGTCTGGTACAGAAAAAGTCACCTCTGGCACGTTCAGCGCCATCGGCACCCTGCAGTTCACCTATGAGTAATTTATCCCTGCGGCTGGTTACTGATCAGCCGCGACATCGTCTCCAGCGAATCCGTTCTTAAGATATACAGGCGTTTCAGTAAGAACGGATTATCCCCCGGCTTAACCTTCCCTTTCACCGTCGTGACGGCCAGATGAAAACCGGCGTCATTCGCGGCTTTTATCGCTTTGTTGTCGTAGCCACCAAAGGGATAAGAGAGATACAGTACGCGCGGGTTAAACTGCGCCAGCCCCCGCCGCGAGCGTTCAAAATCAAACAAAATCACGTGGTAGCTGCGGCTCAGTAAAATCGGATGTTTATTACCATCGACGCGGTGCAGGAAGTGCGTGTGGGACTGAATATCGAACACGTCCTGGATGCCCTTCAGCTCCTGAACGCTCATAAACTGCAGCGATTTTGGATCCCACTTCTGGGGATGGCGCTTAATGCGCGATGAGATGATAAATGCCGTGGCGTTAAACCCGTACTCTTTCAGAATCGGGTAAGCGTAGCGGCTCACGGATTTCAGCCCGTCATCAAAGGTGATCACCACCGATTTAGCAGGCAGGTTCATTTTGTTACGCACGTACCCTTCCAGTTGATACATCGTCAGGGTGGTATACCCCTGGTCGCGCAGCCAGGCCATCTGGTTATTGAACGCACGCACGCTGGTGGTGGTAGACGTATGTCGAAAAC
This region of Enterobacter cloacae complex sp. R_G8 genomic DNA includes:
- a CDS encoding fimbrial protein produces the protein MKKKMTLLVLAMTATLPSVALSTITGTTSVEATFTSTIEAGTCNAEIQDAGGAPISILPFGDVFKSDLVSKNRRGAFKIAFTNCAGVKNAAIQATPGAGGSCTGNAKNGTSYAAGHNVGFEIWKGTVDSGSLLNCATAPTSLVNLSNGTGKFEMDARIVIAQDKTISDVTTGSVSAPVTFIVTYQ
- a CDS encoding fimbrial-like protein, which encodes MFHSRFFIKNRVSWLTLCLGFPAAGITSSLEMDMTANIINNTCQVSIPDNGNVTLPTVGRAWFYTADGADRLKPADPAGGTRFMIQVLDCSGDESGAGQALHFTFKPQSAQIDGISKQIFSNETSAIAGGAENVGIVIFSESSNQNVLDSEGQSDVAVKIATPSDPQSYLKAYNFYARYQNYGPVSAGKVTARALVSVTYR
- a CDS encoding fimbrial protein StkG, with product MAQRPGITVSPRFYGFIILFMCLTMSAFYASAAEECQIGSAKPRAVGDFTGGKPTLRAVDAVTAPTKISTLYPLSLTPRLMSVCSGGQHGENIFTATRATLQVGSIDGKALFKTNVTGIAYALAFRTIGTGVTAYFAPSTNWFLTLHLEDQDELLQYRTWEAAVEFYQLPSFAGVPAEVVSVGPAGGTIGDFGIGDPYAPNDDHPGTTISIADMAFTTPIIKPTCTLTAPKTVDLGDYGVSDLENDNTLNVYAAVSGNCTNTRKITMKLTTSKTTGTDGTLLANTASSNAAKGVGVFLMWPDNSQVVPNSTNSYTTRENTTIALFSRLLTARLVKSGTEKVTSGTFSAIGTLQFTYE
- a CDS encoding polysaccharide deacetylase family protein; its protein translation is MFTRILFLFLLVLSGGASASLLSQQGLPAQYMQTTEDAAIWAQVGNEVVNVGHVSAGQILAVVPTAADYYEFRFGFGTGFIDKGHLEQVQGKQRVEDSLGDLNKPLSNQNLITWKDTPVYNAPSSGSAPFGTLSANLRYPVLSKLKDRLNQTWYQIRIGNRLAWISSLDAQEDNGLPVLTYHHILRDEENTRFRHTSTTTSVRAFNNQMAWLRDQGYTTLTMYQLEGYVRNKMNLPAKSVVITFDDGLKSVSRYAYPILKEYGFNATAFIISSRIKRHPQKWDPKSLQFMSVQELKGIQDVFDIQSHTHFLHRVDGNKHPILLSRSYHVILFDFERSRRGLAQFNPRVLYLSYPFGGYDNKAIKAANDAGFHLAVTTVKGKVKPGDNPFLLKRLYILRTDSLETMSRLISNQPQG